ATAGATTCACGCTTTGAGGGCCAATATGGGTGATATGATTTTTTGAACGCTCAAATTCTACCTGAAATTTGCTAAAAATATGCTTCCACGAATTTTTTTTTGATAGCTCATTCACAAAATCCGTAGCTACGCACTCTGGTGATACTTTAATATCTAAAATCCCCGCATTTTTAGGAGCTACGACTAAATTTAACCCTATACTACCTATATAAATTTGCCCTATTTTAGTGCTGATTGTTCCGCCTATTTTACGCTCGTTTAGGTAAAAGTCATTAGGCCATTTTACCCAAAGTTTTGAGCCAAATTCATGTAATAAATTTCTCATTAACATTGAAAAATAAATTGAAATAGACGCATCTGGAATATCATCAGCCATCTCATCTTTTGCCAAGCAAAATGATAAAAATAGGTTACCTTCTAAACCCTGCCATTTATTACCACGACTACCAACTCCAGCATTTTGGCGTTTGGCACATATCGCAAATGGTGGCTTTATCTCACCGCTTTTTACTCCATCACAAAGATAAAGATGTGTTGAAGGGCAGTCATCAATAAATAAAATCTCCAATTCTAAGCCTCTTTCCATTTATATAATCAACCGCAGCAACTGCCTTTT
This window of the Campylobacter anatolicus genome carries:
- a CDS encoding biotin--[acetyl-CoA-carboxylase] ligase, which produces MEILFIDDCPSTHLYLCDGVKSGEIKPPFAICAKRQNAGVGSRGNKWQGLEGNLFLSFCLAKDEMADDIPDASISIYFSMLMRNLLHEFGSKLWVKWPNDFYLNERKIGGTISTKIGQIYIGSIGLNLVVAPKNAGILDIKVSPECVATDFVNELSKKNSWKHIFSKFQVEFERSKNHITHIGPQSVNLSDAQLCDDGAILIDNKKVYSLR